Proteins encoded by one window of Verrucomicrobiota bacterium:
- a CDS encoding trypsin-like peptidase domain-containing protein gives MKHTLLFILITFYLSSIQLSAEIVIIELMDGYSIKGEVLQKKRDTYFVDLGYSIVQIPESAVISVVTVTGEGSIIELEADTLFSENSGKRPQSVTELVGQYGEGVVLIETSTGLGSGFFIHEDGYLITNEHVINGEHEIKVTVFEDRESEGKELQRTLYENVEIVSVSPEWDLALIKIHNTEKTFKALPMGSGGDLEQGQRVFAVGSPLGFERSVSEGIVSLKNRVMQGRLLIQTTAEINPGNSGGPLLNLYGEVVGVNNLKIVAFGAEGLGFSIPSEMVKLFIQNRDAFAFDPRNPNNGFRYNKPPITVPTDDNN, from the coding sequence ATGAAACATACCCTTCTATTTATCCTGATCACATTCTACTTAAGCTCGATTCAACTAAGCGCTGAGATCGTTATCATCGAGCTCATGGATGGGTATTCCATTAAAGGAGAAGTTCTTCAGAAAAAAAGGGACACTTATTTTGTCGATCTTGGTTACAGTATTGTCCAAATCCCCGAAAGCGCAGTCATCAGTGTGGTCACGGTAACCGGCGAAGGTTCAATCATTGAACTGGAGGCCGACACGCTTTTCAGTGAGAACTCCGGCAAACGTCCACAATCGGTTACAGAGCTCGTTGGGCAATACGGCGAAGGCGTTGTTCTGATTGAAACCAGTACGGGGTTAGGTTCTGGCTTCTTTATTCATGAAGACGGTTATCTCATTACCAACGAACACGTCATCAACGGTGAGCATGAGATTAAAGTCACTGTGTTCGAAGACAGGGAATCCGAGGGCAAAGAATTACAAAGAACCCTTTACGAAAATGTGGAAATTGTATCGGTTTCTCCAGAGTGGGACTTGGCACTGATCAAAATCCACAACACCGAAAAAACCTTTAAGGCATTGCCCATGGGTTCCGGCGGAGATCTTGAACAAGGACAAAGAGTCTTTGCTGTGGGAAGTCCTCTCGGATTCGAACGATCCGTGTCGGAGGGAATTGTAAGTCTTAAAAACCGGGTCATGCAGGGACGGCTGCTGATTCAAACAACGGCTGAAATCAATCCTGGCAATTCGGGTGGGCCACTGCTCAATCTTTACGGAGAAGTAGTGGGCGTTAATAATCTAAAAATCGTAGCCTTCGGTGCTGAAGGTCTGGGATTTTCAATTCCGTCAGAAATGGTGAAACTCTTTATTCAAAACCGCGATGCATTCGCGTTTGATCCTCGCAATCCAAACAACGGATTTCGTTATAACAAACCTCCCATCACCGTGCCTACAGATGACAACAACTAG
- a CDS encoding VCBS repeat-containing protein: protein MISIKKAFCALKPNRFLGLILLILPAASLAVLSGATVEKPNVAILKGPHVTTLDWNTRAPRFADINGDGKQDIALINNGKAKIEFLIQKNEETQVRKIGNATSSNKWEPKLEDDWFEKRFLVIEQTAYDLALNDFNNDGRIDLVVTGNRDSLSIYLQDKKGEFEQSWTYDEFTPKQRGETIVVSDLNQDGEPDIMTIGTEKILILLKAKKSLNFEITEYYVGENAAWNLQTADLNLDGLPDLIYYHSNQSAQFLAVRLQTEPGKFGPEIPIDFGSAIFKQLPTSKSEKPNFIFSESRTGQVKTFSISQENVQQSDPFNALQTYTYPLNSTIRKSALYTWGDLNGDKRTDLIVGDSEGAQIQVFLQDKSGLFSTQKNFPSFAFLDGVSVLQHPKTKKPVIFQISQKERLAGISQMTKEGELPFPTLLPLEGEPIAILNNHEASKDFQGLILIEKLKREYHLTEYNLDNEGEWKATRILIKELKNEPRGLALAYFEKDTPFLVVLAQREGAIFLKQGEEGWEETGTESALRKTLLYDLASDRINFSDMNGDGIDELFIADTGFLRKISYDTKKADFIIEEQFNTPKRKQDARLPIPYKKEDTQGIVYFDPKDDHIYWTGKSGVSLLQGNNQKELPPLTPIIGRHIDLGKGKSALLIGGEKRFYLIPDEGELWNIDVDSSYYEPETDEVRYSYLFVSNRLDNGKSGIIGIDPQVHVLELFSRSQENEYSQVLEFTLFDQTAQRGNQQVNYQPRDAGINDLNGDGRDDIVLLVHDRMLIYY, encoded by the coding sequence ATGATATCTATCAAGAAGGCATTTTGCGCCCTAAAACCAAATAGATTCCTTGGACTTATCCTGCTTATCTTACCGGCAGCCAGCCTTGCGGTGCTATCGGGAGCAACTGTGGAAAAACCAAACGTTGCTATCCTCAAAGGACCCCATGTTACTACCCTCGATTGGAATACGCGAGCACCTCGTTTCGCCGATATTAACGGCGATGGCAAACAAGATATTGCCCTGATCAACAACGGTAAGGCCAAAATCGAATTCTTAATTCAGAAAAATGAAGAGACTCAGGTCCGAAAAATTGGAAACGCAACCAGCAGCAACAAATGGGAACCAAAACTGGAAGACGACTGGTTTGAAAAACGCTTCTTGGTCATCGAACAAACTGCCTATGATTTGGCACTCAACGATTTCAACAACGACGGACGCATAGACCTGGTTGTAACTGGCAACCGGGATTCCCTATCCATTTACCTTCAAGATAAAAAAGGTGAATTTGAACAGTCCTGGACTTACGATGAATTCACCCCGAAACAAAGGGGAGAAACCATCGTAGTCAGTGATCTCAACCAAGACGGAGAGCCAGACATAATGACGATCGGCACCGAAAAGATCCTTATTCTTTTAAAGGCAAAAAAGTCTCTGAACTTCGAAATCACGGAATATTACGTAGGAGAAAATGCAGCCTGGAACCTGCAAACAGCAGACCTTAATCTGGATGGATTACCAGACCTGATTTATTACCACTCAAACCAATCCGCCCAATTTCTGGCTGTTCGTCTACAAACCGAACCAGGTAAGTTCGGGCCGGAAATTCCAATAGACTTTGGTTCTGCCATCTTTAAACAATTACCGACCAGTAAGTCGGAAAAACCGAATTTTATTTTCTCCGAAAGTCGGACTGGTCAGGTCAAAACATTCTCCATTTCCCAGGAGAATGTACAGCAAAGCGATCCATTCAACGCACTCCAGACCTATACGTATCCGTTAAATTCAACCATTCGAAAATCCGCACTTTATACCTGGGGTGACTTGAATGGAGACAAGAGGACAGATTTGATTGTCGGAGATTCCGAAGGTGCCCAGATTCAGGTTTTCCTACAGGATAAATCGGGACTATTTTCCACCCAAAAAAACTTTCCCTCTTTTGCATTTCTCGACGGCGTCTCTGTTCTTCAACATCCAAAAACGAAGAAACCGGTTATTTTCCAGATTAGTCAAAAAGAACGGCTAGCCGGAATTTCTCAAATGACCAAAGAGGGTGAACTACCCTTTCCCACGCTCTTGCCGCTTGAGGGAGAACCAATCGCCATTCTCAACAACCACGAGGCCAGTAAAGATTTCCAAGGCTTGATTCTCATCGAAAAGCTCAAACGGGAATATCATTTAACCGAATACAACCTGGATAATGAAGGTGAGTGGAAAGCAACCAGAATATTAATAAAGGAACTAAAAAACGAACCACGCGGACTCGCGCTGGCTTACTTCGAAAAAGATACACCTTTTCTGGTCGTACTTGCTCAACGAGAAGGAGCAATTTTTCTTAAACAGGGAGAAGAAGGTTGGGAGGAAACCGGAACGGAATCGGCGCTACGCAAGACACTCCTCTACGATTTAGCATCAGACCGTATAAATTTTTCAGACATGAACGGTGATGGAATTGATGAGCTCTTTATCGCCGATACCGGATTCCTTCGTAAAATATCTTACGACACGAAAAAGGCTGATTTCATAATCGAAGAACAATTCAACACACCGAAGCGCAAACAGGACGCGCGCCTCCCAATTCCATATAAGAAAGAAGACACTCAGGGCATCGTTTACTTCGACCCCAAAGATGACCACATCTACTGGACGGGCAAAAGCGGAGTCTCACTCCTTCAAGGCAACAATCAAAAAGAGTTGCCACCATTGACTCCAATCATCGGCAGGCATATCGACCTTGGGAAGGGAAAGTCTGCCCTACTAATTGGAGGTGAGAAACGATTTTATCTTATTCCCGACGAAGGAGAATTATGGAATATCGACGTGGATAGTTCCTATTACGAACCAGAAACCGACGAAGTCCGGTACTCGTACCTGTTTGTTAGCAATCGGCTCGATAATGGAAAATCAGGTATCATTGGCATAGATCCTCAGGTTCACGTACTGGAGCTTTTTTCGCGGTCTCAAGAAAACGAATATTCTCAGGTGTTAGAATTTACCCTGTTCGATCAAACCGCCCAACGCGGAAACCAACAGGTAAATTACCAGCCAAGAGACGCCGGAATCAATGATCTCAACGGCGATGGCAGGGATGATATTGTTCTTTTGGTTCACGATAGGATGCTGATTTATTATTAG
- a CDS encoding NAD-dependent epimerase/dehydratase family protein — MSEEAEFKGKHLLVCGMGYLGTRVARQALDRGMRVTALTRSEEKAEALRKEGYEMIVADLVQQLWYGSVSGPVDFILNAVSAGGGGVPGYVRAYIEGMHSLLHFCSDDFKGRLIYTSSTGVYPFTDGELVDEETPFKAQSETSEILKTAEEMLELSGPSGWTILRLAGIYGPDRHYLLNQVLSGEPELAGEGGNYLNLIRVEDICSAIWKLWSADASVLNTIYNVADDQPALKSEVVEWLANRTGQPMPSFNPEKSIRQRHLPNGKLPHRIISNAKLKAATGWQPAFPTFREGFADLI, encoded by the coding sequence ATGTCGGAGGAGGCAGAATTTAAAGGAAAGCATTTGTTGGTGTGCGGAATGGGATACCTTGGAACCCGGGTTGCCAGGCAGGCGCTTGACCGTGGTATGCGTGTGACCGCTTTAACCAGATCCGAAGAGAAAGCGGAGGCCCTTCGGAAGGAGGGTTACGAAATGATCGTAGCCGACCTGGTTCAGCAATTGTGGTATGGCAGTGTTTCAGGTCCGGTGGATTTCATTCTCAATGCCGTCAGTGCCGGTGGAGGTGGAGTGCCCGGTTATGTGAGAGCCTACATAGAAGGTATGCACTCGTTGCTCCATTTTTGTTCGGATGATTTCAAGGGCCGATTGATTTATACCAGTTCAACCGGCGTATACCCCTTTACTGATGGTGAGCTGGTTGACGAGGAAACTCCTTTTAAAGCTCAATCCGAAACGTCCGAGATTTTGAAAACTGCGGAGGAAATGTTGGAATTGAGCGGACCTTCAGGTTGGACGATTCTTAGGCTTGCTGGCATCTATGGCCCGGATCGCCACTACCTGTTGAATCAGGTGCTTTCGGGTGAACCTGAATTAGCAGGCGAAGGTGGAAACTACCTCAACCTGATCCGGGTCGAAGATATTTGCTCTGCGATTTGGAAACTTTGGAGTGCGGATGCTTCAGTGCTCAACACCATTTATAATGTAGCCGACGATCAACCTGCATTGAAAAGCGAAGTGGTTGAGTGGCTTGCGAATAGGACCGGTCAACCGATGCCGAGCTTCAATCCTGAGAAGTCTATTCGGCAGCGCCATCTCCCCAATGGGAAATTGCCTCATCGAATTATTTCTAATGCGAAGTTGAAGGCGGCGACCGGCTGGCAGCCAGCGTTTCCAACTTTTCGCGAAGGTTTTGCAGATTTAATTTAG
- a CDS encoding DJ-1/PfpI family protein gives MGKSALFIFTDGIEELEAVAPLDILRRSGVTCTSASQTANLEVTGRNQIILKADCLLEDILNQSFDLLVIPGGPGVFTLRKDPRIVQIIQNHSESGKQIAAICAAPTLLKDAGILENKAYTAHFTVADELPEIIEAAAVVVDGNVITSRGAGTAIEFGLKLVEILCGVEVANDVAESIHFRPESSVR, from the coding sequence ATGGGAAAATCGGCACTCTTTATATTCACCGATGGAATCGAAGAACTGGAAGCAGTAGCTCCTCTGGACATCCTTCGCAGGAGTGGAGTCACTTGCACCAGCGCTTCTCAAACAGCCAATCTGGAGGTAACTGGCAGGAATCAGATCATCCTCAAAGCCGATTGTTTGTTGGAGGACATATTAAACCAGTCATTCGACCTCCTGGTAATTCCTGGCGGCCCCGGAGTGTTTACGCTGAGAAAGGATCCGAGGATTGTTCAAATAATCCAGAACCACTCGGAGTCGGGAAAACAAATAGCGGCAATTTGCGCTGCTCCCACTTTATTAAAGGATGCCGGGATTTTGGAAAACAAAGCTTACACGGCGCACTTTACGGTCGCTGATGAATTGCCGGAAATCATCGAAGCAGCAGCGGTGGTCGTCGATGGTAACGTGATCACGTCCCGGGGAGCTGGAACTGCGATCGAGTTCGGGTTGAAGCTCGTCGAAATTCTTTGCGGAGTCGAGGTAGCCAACGACGTCGCTGAAAGTATCCATTTTCGCCCTGAATCGTCCGTCCGTTGA
- a CDS encoding prepilin-type N-terminal cleavage/methylation domain-containing protein, which yields MPNLSYRVRLDRDQVLNHRHGFTLVEMMVAITIIAILSGVLFTAFNQNQNAPRLDTAQMILSQAFSNARSQAILKQNNARLIIYSSEPTNEEEADKFLRYFGVVVETAPGSEQWEMSLKGEYLPEGIYFIPDSTGEKIVWNDDQPTSKNNHQSMNLRFPSIQAEAVGDGPEWNYFEFKSTGRMSGLNNKVVLAEGSSQELKPEFPSPTAILGMVFNSYGLHFPLDEEESL from the coding sequence GTGCCAAATCTTTCCTACAGAGTCAGGCTTGATCGCGACCAGGTTCTCAATCATCGCCACGGCTTCACCCTGGTCGAAATGATGGTAGCCATCACTATCATCGCCATTCTGTCAGGTGTTCTTTTTACAGCGTTCAATCAGAATCAAAATGCGCCGCGTCTGGACACCGCCCAAATGATCCTTAGTCAGGCGTTTTCAAATGCACGTTCTCAGGCAATCTTGAAGCAAAATAATGCACGCCTGATTATCTACAGTTCGGAACCGACAAATGAAGAAGAGGCCGATAAGTTTCTGCGCTACTTCGGCGTGGTGGTCGAAACCGCACCCGGTTCCGAGCAATGGGAGATGTCGCTAAAAGGAGAATATCTTCCCGAAGGTATTTATTTTATCCCGGACAGCACTGGCGAAAAAATTGTTTGGAATGACGACCAACCGACTTCCAAAAACAATCACCAATCCATGAATCTCCGGTTTCCATCCATTCAAGCTGAAGCAGTCGGGGACGGACCGGAATGGAATTACTTTGAGTTTAAAAGCACGGGCAGGATGAGTGGACTAAACAACAAAGTCGTATTGGCAGAAGGAAGTTCGCAGGAACTGAAACCAGAATTCCCCTCACCGACCGCTATTTTAGGTATGGTCTTTAACAGTTATGGTTTGCATTTCCCATTGGACGAGGAGGAATCACTTTGA
- a CDS encoding prepilin-type N-terminal cleavage/methylation domain-containing protein, producing the protein MKNPGFSLVEVILSLGILSVALLIVFAVLTPFLSQTGEVVEVTTINRITDRISAEVEQLSFSELITILNQETALFASKEGDRLTLANDPEIETLLPEPDRQFGVTLKRNLDLSPTSRDATAGYLAFQVKIERIVHAPDGTRIDSPLNHTLAVFNKALTRKQQ; encoded by the coding sequence TTGAAAAATCCCGGGTTCTCACTGGTAGAAGTTATTCTCTCCCTGGGAATTCTCTCGGTTGCTCTCCTGATAGTATTTGCGGTTCTTACCCCTTTTCTTTCACAGACAGGAGAAGTAGTTGAGGTCACCACTATAAATCGGATAACTGATCGCATTTCGGCCGAAGTAGAGCAGCTCTCATTTTCGGAACTCATTACTATTCTTAACCAAGAAACCGCGCTCTTCGCATCCAAGGAGGGAGATCGACTCACCCTCGCTAATGACCCTGAGATTGAAACCTTACTTCCCGAGCCAGACCGGCAATTTGGAGTTACATTGAAAAGGAACCTGGACTTATCCCCTACCAGTAGAGACGCCACCGCTGGATACTTGGCCTTTCAGGTCAAAATCGAGCGCATTGTCCACGCCCCTGATGGAACTCGCATTGATAGTCCGCTGAATCATACACTGGCCGTGTTCAATAAAGCCTTAACCCGGAAGCAGCAGTGA
- a CDS encoding FAD-dependent oxidoreductase produces the protein MNPNHFDYLVIGGGSAGYAAARTAREVVDRVAIVDGSEHLGGLCILKGCMPSKTLIYSAEVLHHAKQGNLFGLNIPEAKVDMKALHQRKVDTIKEFSEYRVEGIESDRFTLFRNRAEFTGPNSVRLDDGRELTADKIMISTGSVVQVPPVPGLADLEGVWTSDDVLDLDFLPESVTVLGGGIVASELTQFLNRVGSKVIQIQRSEHILKEVSPEASTVIEKVFRNEGIELYTGTSIQSICKSDEGFEVTFEQNGEVITRTARHLFNALGRVPNTKNLNLEAVGVSLRKTGHIKTGPFNQTDNPNVYAAGDVAGPVEIVHVAIIQGEAAAKHATGRKVREPSDWDFLGVIFTDPQIAVAGKNEAMLKAEGIDFVSADYPWDDHGKSILMEAKHGFVRLFADRSGKILGAEIVGKDAGELIHAFSVAISLKASVVDLLNAPWYHPTLSEMVTYPLEEIAEELGLAY, from the coding sequence ATGAATCCCAATCATTTTGACTACTTGGTAATTGGTGGAGGCAGTGCAGGTTATGCAGCTGCAAGAACGGCACGTGAAGTTGTTGACCGTGTAGCCATCGTAGATGGTTCCGAACACCTGGGGGGCTTGTGTATCCTAAAAGGCTGTATGCCTTCCAAAACGCTCATTTATTCGGCGGAGGTTTTGCATCATGCAAAACAGGGTAATCTATTCGGTTTGAATATCCCTGAAGCCAAGGTGGACATGAAGGCTCTGCATCAGAGAAAAGTGGATACCATCAAGGAATTTTCTGAATACCGGGTAGAGGGGATTGAAAGCGATCGATTTACGCTTTTTAGAAATCGAGCCGAATTTACAGGTCCCAATTCCGTCAGGTTGGATGATGGCCGCGAGCTAACCGCAGACAAGATCATGATCTCGACAGGCTCGGTGGTTCAGGTTCCACCCGTTCCAGGTCTGGCAGATCTGGAAGGTGTTTGGACGAGTGACGACGTGCTGGATCTCGATTTTCTACCGGAATCAGTGACCGTCTTGGGCGGCGGAATAGTAGCCAGCGAGCTGACCCAGTTTCTTAATCGTGTAGGCTCCAAAGTCATTCAGATCCAACGCAGTGAACACATTTTGAAGGAAGTTTCACCCGAAGCTTCAACCGTTATTGAGAAAGTGTTTCGTAACGAAGGCATTGAACTATATACAGGAACGTCTATCCAATCGATCTGCAAATCGGATGAAGGGTTTGAAGTTACGTTTGAGCAGAACGGAGAGGTCATTACCAGAACTGCCCGACACCTGTTCAACGCATTAGGCCGTGTTCCGAACACAAAAAACCTAAATCTGGAAGCAGTCGGCGTAAGCTTGCGGAAAACGGGTCACATCAAGACAGGTCCATTCAACCAAACCGATAACCCGAATGTGTATGCGGCAGGTGATGTCGCTGGTCCGGTGGAGATTGTCCATGTCGCAATTATCCAAGGTGAGGCTGCGGCCAAACATGCAACTGGAAGAAAAGTGCGCGAACCTTCTGACTGGGATTTTCTCGGTGTTATATTTACTGATCCACAGATAGCTGTGGCTGGGAAAAATGAGGCCATGTTGAAAGCTGAAGGAATTGACTTTGTAAGTGCTGATTATCCGTGGGACGATCATGGAAAATCCATCCTAATGGAAGCCAAGCATGGTTTTGTTCGGCTATTCGCAGACCGAAGCGGGAAAATTCTTGGAGCAGAAATCGTGGGTAAAGATGCAGGCGAATTGATTCATGCGTTTTCGGTGGCCATCAGTTTGAAGGCAAGCGTAGTCGACCTCTTGAATGCACCTTGGTACCACCCTACTCTATCAGAGATGGTGACCTATCCACTGGAAGAGATCGCGGAGGAATTGGGATTGGCGTACTGA
- a CDS encoding peptide ABC transporter substrate-binding protein produces MKSVVLRLSLCLAGLTVFIACKPRETAVEAGVRDQVLHIASGAEPQSLDPHIVTGTVEMRILQNLFEGLVAMDPVSLKMVPAAAESWNISEDGKTYTFHLRKNLKWSNGDRVTAFDFHYAMRRVLSPKLGNTYIEYFFQTVTNAIAYNSGEITDFGEVGFSSPNDFTFEIHLDHPNPVLLNYLDQPSFYPMHKHTVEAHGDYDERGTAWMRPENFVGNGAFQLTKWGVNTVVSMEPNPHYWDRDTVRLNQVHFHPIENTETQYRAYESGQVHVALHIPLHVIMQLEKTLPPDYHNHMIFAIYFYVFNVNKPPLDDPRIRKALSMAINRKDIVEKVTQGGEQVAFSYVPPKANNYVPTASVSEDLDEARRLLAEAGYPGGEGLPTLELIYNTADNHKKIAEAIQQMWKSELGVNIELINMEWKVFLDTRSSGDFQIARSGWGSDTDYGGYMSLFTSDSGNNPTGWSNRIFDQLYQLSTVAIEPSERMKIIQEAEAILLDELPVMPIYFYTRNYLVDPRLKNWPDTPTDMRELKYMYFEE; encoded by the coding sequence TTGAAATCAGTTGTTCTTCGACTGAGTCTTTGTCTGGCAGGGTTGACAGTTTTCATCGCTTGCAAGCCGCGAGAAACGGCTGTGGAAGCAGGTGTAAGAGATCAGGTCCTTCACATTGCTAGTGGTGCAGAACCTCAATCGCTCGATCCCCATATTGTTACCGGGACTGTTGAGATGAGAATTCTCCAAAACCTGTTTGAGGGACTCGTTGCCATGGATCCCGTCAGTCTGAAAATGGTTCCTGCTGCCGCTGAAAGTTGGAATATCAGTGAGGATGGGAAAACCTACACGTTTCATTTACGGAAGAATCTTAAATGGTCCAATGGGGATAGAGTAACCGCTTTTGATTTTCATTATGCCATGCGGCGGGTTCTTTCACCCAAACTGGGCAATACCTACATCGAGTATTTCTTTCAAACAGTCACGAACGCTATTGCTTATAACAGTGGGGAGATAACTGACTTTGGCGAAGTGGGATTCAGTTCGCCTAATGATTTTACCTTTGAAATTCATTTGGATCATCCTAATCCCGTCCTCCTCAACTATTTGGATCAACCTAGTTTTTATCCAATGCATAAACATACGGTTGAAGCGCACGGAGACTATGACGAACGAGGCACTGCCTGGATGAGACCGGAAAACTTTGTCGGCAATGGTGCATTCCAACTTACCAAGTGGGGCGTTAACACAGTGGTTTCCATGGAGCCCAATCCCCATTACTGGGATCGTGATACGGTTCGATTGAACCAGGTACATTTTCATCCTATCGAGAATACTGAAACACAGTACCGCGCCTATGAAAGTGGTCAGGTGCACGTCGCGCTTCACATTCCATTGCACGTAATCATGCAGCTCGAGAAAACGCTGCCACCCGATTATCACAACCACATGATCTTCGCCATTTACTTCTATGTCTTCAATGTGAACAAGCCACCCTTGGACGATCCGCGGATCAGAAAGGCTCTGAGTATGGCGATTAATAGAAAAGACATTGTTGAGAAAGTGACACAAGGTGGAGAGCAGGTTGCGTTTTCCTACGTGCCACCGAAGGCCAACAATTATGTTCCAACTGCTTCAGTGTCAGAAGATTTGGATGAAGCACGTCGATTGTTAGCCGAAGCTGGCTATCCTGGAGGTGAGGGACTTCCGACATTGGAACTCATCTACAACACGGCTGATAATCATAAGAAAATTGCAGAGGCAATTCAGCAGATGTGGAAATCTGAATTGGGTGTGAATATTGAACTCATCAATATGGAGTGGAAGGTGTTTCTGGATACCAGGTCTTCCGGTGACTTTCAAATTGCAAGATCTGGCTGGGGATCGGATACCGACTACGGCGGTTATATGAGTCTCTTTACCAGTGACTCAGGAAACAACCCAACCGGGTGGTCGAACAGAATTTTTGATCAGCTTTATCAACTGTCTACCGTTGCCATTGAACCTTCGGAACGGATGAAAATTATTCAGGAAGCTGAGGCTATATTGCTCGATGAGCTTCCTGTCATGCCGATCTATTTTTACACACGAAATTATCTGGTAGATCCAAGGTTGAAAAATTGGCCCGATACTCCAACGGATATGCGTGAGTTGAAGTATATGTATTTCGAGGAGTGA
- a CDS encoding peptide ABC transporter substrate-binding protein produces MISRICLCFGLLVSCFLITACGKREKAVDAGVRDQIFHIANGAEPQTLDPHLVSGVPEIRILENLFEGLVDIDPQTLKPIPGSAERWEISDDGKTYTFFLRKNLKWSNGEQMTAHDFYYSLKRVLSPKLGTPYIQQFKGITNAIEYNKGEETDFSEVGAKVVDDFTFQLFLDAPNPVLLYYMEYPIFYPVQKANIERFGEIDERGTSWFTSENMVNNGPFIIKEWITNTHILLEPNPYYWDREAVRLNKAYFYAIESFDTAYRAYQNGQVHVAPDLPQHVIHELEQKRPADYRSNLYLGTYHYIFNTKKPPLDDPLVRLALAMTIDRKAIVEQVSQGGEQPAFSFVPPGANGYIPAYKVEENIEKARQLFAEAGYPGGKDFPSLSILYNTADNHRRIAESIHQMWNKALGIDVELVNMEWKVYLDAKDEGDFQIARQGWVGGIDYASYLDLFSDYSGNNDSGWSNPEFEDLYLKSFSMMDPELRMKTIQQAEEIMLKGMPAAPIYHYTSNYMVDTRVKNWYDNAVDQRSLKDVYLEE; encoded by the coding sequence ATGATCTCACGCATCTGCCTGTGCTTTGGCCTTCTGGTTTCCTGTTTTCTGATAACTGCTTGTGGTAAGCGCGAAAAGGCCGTCGATGCTGGGGTTCGAGACCAAATTTTCCATATAGCAAATGGAGCAGAACCACAGACGCTCGATCCTCATTTGGTGAGTGGTGTCCCTGAAATCCGCATTCTCGAAAACCTATTCGAAGGATTGGTCGATATTGACCCTCAGACGCTAAAACCAATTCCCGGTTCGGCAGAACGTTGGGAAATCTCTGACGATGGAAAGACCTATACTTTTTTTCTTCGCAAGAACTTGAAGTGGTCCAATGGCGAACAGATGACCGCCCATGATTTTTACTACAGTTTGAAGCGGGTCCTTTCGCCTAAATTGGGGACGCCCTACATTCAGCAATTCAAGGGAATTACCAATGCCATTGAATACAACAAAGGTGAGGAAACAGATTTTTCAGAAGTTGGAGCGAAAGTTGTAGATGATTTTACCTTTCAACTCTTTTTGGATGCGCCGAATCCCGTACTCCTTTATTATATGGAATACCCCATTTTTTACCCGGTTCAGAAGGCAAATATTGAGCGTTTTGGTGAGATAGATGAACGGGGCACGAGTTGGTTTACCTCCGAAAACATGGTTAACAATGGTCCGTTTATTATTAAAGAATGGATTACTAATACTCACATCCTGTTGGAGCCAAATCCGTATTATTGGGATCGAGAAGCAGTCCGACTGAACAAGGCTTATTTTTACGCGATTGAGAGTTTTGATACCGCTTATCGTGCCTATCAAAATGGTCAGGTTCACGTAGCTCCTGATTTACCTCAACACGTAATTCATGAATTGGAGCAAAAACGACCAGCTGATTACAGAAGCAATCTCTATTTGGGAACCTATCACTATATTTTTAATACCAAGAAACCACCTCTCGATGATCCGCTGGTTCGGTTGGCTCTCGCGATGACGATTGATCGAAAAGCAATTGTGGAGCAAGTGTCGCAAGGTGGAGAGCAGCCTGCGTTTTCCTTTGTGCCTCCTGGCGCGAATGGTTACATTCCCGCATACAAGGTTGAAGAAAATATTGAGAAAGCGCGTCAACTCTTTGCCGAAGCTGGTTATCCAGGGGGAAAAGATTTTCCATCGTTAAGCATTTTATATAATACAGCTGATAACCACCGCCGTATCGCTGAGTCCATTCATCAAATGTGGAACAAAGCGTTAGGCATAGACGTGGAGCTGGTGAACATGGAATGGAAGGTTTATTTGGACGCAAAAGATGAAGGCGATTTTCAAATTGCCCGACAGGGATGGGTTGGAGGTATTGACTACGCAAGCTATCTGGACCTCTTTTCCGACTACTCCGGCAACAATGATTCCGGGTGGTCAAATCCGGAATTTGAAGACCTGTATCTAAAGTCGTTTTCAATGATGGATCCCGAGTTGAGAATGAAAACCATCCAACAGGCTGAAGAGATCATGTTAAAGGGAATGCCGGCTGCACCCATTTACCATTATACGAGTAATTATATGGTAGATACGCGGGTTAAAAATTGGTACGACAACGCGGTCGATCAAAGGTCTCTCAAGGACGTTTATTTGGAGGAATGA